The Drosophila innubila isolate TH190305 chromosome 3R unlocalized genomic scaffold, UK_Dinn_1.0 2_E_3R, whole genome shotgun sequence genome has a segment encoding these proteins:
- the LOC117789917 gene encoding neural Wiskott-Aldrich syndrome protein isoform X2 yields MISTNSMRSQEGQQAAGLPKPKNNTPSTQLTPDENDAVFRLLGKKCQTLNTAVVQIYKTEGSAHSHWKKKHTGVVCFVKDSGIRSYFLRAYCLIKNELIWEHEIYDGMQIVKSRPFLLTFEGSDGYVGLNFVSEDECDSFFRVVDATIETRNRKRVEKRSRVKLAPNAPQEAQARPPSIQGRSTSTMDSAPVQLRNNKIGSVTLTPAAASPAPTKNFLSSNFGLSGSGGKAKKHRVTKADISQPTNFVHVSHVGWDADKGFDLAGNESDEMLTRFFAKAGVSESQLNDRETREFIYDFIQVNNVLASVKEETKSPTEPTRHMPPPVPSRQIQHSQNGNQISAPPLPPARQPPPPVPTTAPGASRAPAPPSRPPPIITAPPPPPPTVCPPSAAPPPPPPPPPAVAPPPPPPPPMPTAEMPIVAATHAPTQASKEAPPQVETSSRNAFLDEIQKGITLRSVETNSTGTGTDTGDLRDNLLGQIREGCTLKPVSDRILDEPRRGNTDDLADDLRKALARRFPAFQHSDDEDSITSNEWFD; encoded by the exons ATGATCAGCACGAACAGCATGAGGTCACAGGAGGGTCAACAGGCAGCCGGGCTGCCGAAACCCAAAAACAATACACCCAGCACACAACTGACTCCAGATGAGAACGATGCTGTCTTTAGGTTATTGGGAAAAAAGTGTCAG ACCTTGAACACTGCCGTTGTGCAAATCTACAAGACGGAGGGCAGTGCCCACTCCCACTGGAAGAAGAAGCATACGGGTGTCGTTTGCTTTGTTAAGGATAGCGGCATTCGCTCCTATTTCCTGCGTGCCTACTGCCTCATCAAAAATGAACTGATATGGGAGCATGAGATATATGATGGCATGCAGATTGTCAAATCGCGTCCCTTTCTTCTAACCTTTGAGGGCAGC GATGGCTATGTTGGCTTGAACTTTGTGTCGGAGGATGAGTGCGATTCGTTCTTTCGCGTTGTGGACGCCACCATCGAGACACGTAATCGCAAGCGTGTGGAGAAACGCAGCCGCGTAAAGCTGGCGCCCAATGCGCCACAGGAGGCACAGGCGCGTCCACCGTCTATCCAGGGCCGGAGCACTTCCACGATGGATAGCGCGCCCGTGCAGTtgcgcaacaacaaaattggaTCAGTGACGCTTACTCCAGCAGCAGCGTCGCCAGCGCcaacgaaaaactttttatccAGCAACTTTGGATTGAGCGGATCCGGGGGCAAGGCTAAGAAACATAGGGTGACCAAAGCGGACATTAGTCAGCCGACGAATTTTGTTCATGTCAGCCATGTGGGCTGGGATGCGGACAAGGGATTCGATTTGGCGGGCAACGAGAGCGACGAGATGCTGACCCGTTTCTTTGCCAAGGCTGGCGTCTCCGAATCCCAGCTAAATGATCGAGAAACTCGAGAATTCATCTATGACTTTATACAGGTCAATAATGTGCTGGCTTCGGTAAAAGAGGAGACTAAATCGCCCACAGAGCCAACTCGTCATATGCCTCCCCCGGTGCCCAGTCGTCAAATTCAACAT tCACAGAATGGCAACCAAATATCCGCGCCGCCGCTACCGCCAGCACGACAACCGCCGCCGCCGGTGCCAACCACGGCGCCAGGAGCATCCCGTGCGCCGGCGCCACCCAGCAGACCGCCACCCATAATTACGGCACctccgccaccgccaccaacGGTCTGCCCACCAAGTGCAGCG ccaccaccaccaccgcctccTCCGCCAGCGGttgcaccaccaccaccaccacctccGCCCATGCCCACAGCAGAAATGCCAATTGTTGCAGCCACGCATGCGCCAACTCAGGCCAGCAAAGAGGCGCCTCCTCAAGTGGAAACTAGTTCACGCAATGCGTTTTTGGATGAGATACAGAAGGGCATAACACTAAGG TCCGTGGAAACAAACAGCACTGGCACTGGCACTGACACTGGCGACTTGCGCGATAATCTTTTGGGTCAGATACGCGAGGGTTGCACATTGAAACCGGTCTCCGATCGAATATTGGATGAGCCGAGGAGAGGTAACACCGATGACCTAGCTGATGATCTACGTAAAGCCCTTGCGCGACGTTTCCCAGCTTTTCAGCATTCAGACGATGAGGACAGCATTACCAGCAATGAATGGTTCGATTAG
- the LOC117789917 gene encoding neural Wiskott-Aldrich syndrome protein isoform X1, whose translation MISTNSMRSQEGQQAAGLPKPKNNTPSTQLTPDENDAVFRLLGKKCQTLNTAVVQIYKTEGSAHSHWKKKHTGVVCFVKDSGIRSYFLRAYCLIKNELIWEHEIYDGMQIVKSRPFLLTFEGSDGYVGLNFVSEDECDSFFRVVDATIETRNRKRVEKRSRVKLAPNAPQEAQARPPSIQGRSTSTMDSAPVQLRNNKIGSVTLTPAAASPAPTKNFLSSNFGLSGSGGKAKKHRVTKADISQPTNFVHVSHVGWDADKGFDLAGNESDEMLTRFFAKAGVSESQLNDRETREFIYDFIQVNNVLASVKEETKSPTEPTRHMPPPVPSRQIQHQSQNGNQISAPPLPPARQPPPPVPTTAPGASRAPAPPSRPPPIITAPPPPPPTVCPPSAAPPPPPPPPPAVAPPPPPPPPMPTAEMPIVAATHAPTQASKEAPPQVETSSRNAFLDEIQKGITLRSVETNSTGTGTDTGDLRDNLLGQIREGCTLKPVSDRILDEPRRGNTDDLADDLRKALARRFPAFQHSDDEDSITSNEWFD comes from the exons ATGATCAGCACGAACAGCATGAGGTCACAGGAGGGTCAACAGGCAGCCGGGCTGCCGAAACCCAAAAACAATACACCCAGCACACAACTGACTCCAGATGAGAACGATGCTGTCTTTAGGTTATTGGGAAAAAAGTGTCAG ACCTTGAACACTGCCGTTGTGCAAATCTACAAGACGGAGGGCAGTGCCCACTCCCACTGGAAGAAGAAGCATACGGGTGTCGTTTGCTTTGTTAAGGATAGCGGCATTCGCTCCTATTTCCTGCGTGCCTACTGCCTCATCAAAAATGAACTGATATGGGAGCATGAGATATATGATGGCATGCAGATTGTCAAATCGCGTCCCTTTCTTCTAACCTTTGAGGGCAGC GATGGCTATGTTGGCTTGAACTTTGTGTCGGAGGATGAGTGCGATTCGTTCTTTCGCGTTGTGGACGCCACCATCGAGACACGTAATCGCAAGCGTGTGGAGAAACGCAGCCGCGTAAAGCTGGCGCCCAATGCGCCACAGGAGGCACAGGCGCGTCCACCGTCTATCCAGGGCCGGAGCACTTCCACGATGGATAGCGCGCCCGTGCAGTtgcgcaacaacaaaattggaTCAGTGACGCTTACTCCAGCAGCAGCGTCGCCAGCGCcaacgaaaaactttttatccAGCAACTTTGGATTGAGCGGATCCGGGGGCAAGGCTAAGAAACATAGGGTGACCAAAGCGGACATTAGTCAGCCGACGAATTTTGTTCATGTCAGCCATGTGGGCTGGGATGCGGACAAGGGATTCGATTTGGCGGGCAACGAGAGCGACGAGATGCTGACCCGTTTCTTTGCCAAGGCTGGCGTCTCCGAATCCCAGCTAAATGATCGAGAAACTCGAGAATTCATCTATGACTTTATACAGGTCAATAATGTGCTGGCTTCGGTAAAAGAGGAGACTAAATCGCCCACAGAGCCAACTCGTCATATGCCTCCCCCGGTGCCCAGTCGTCAAATTCAACAT cagtCACAGAATGGCAACCAAATATCCGCGCCGCCGCTACCGCCAGCACGACAACCGCCGCCGCCGGTGCCAACCACGGCGCCAGGAGCATCCCGTGCGCCGGCGCCACCCAGCAGACCGCCACCCATAATTACGGCACctccgccaccgccaccaacGGTCTGCCCACCAAGTGCAGCG ccaccaccaccaccgcctccTCCGCCAGCGGttgcaccaccaccaccaccacctccGCCCATGCCCACAGCAGAAATGCCAATTGTTGCAGCCACGCATGCGCCAACTCAGGCCAGCAAAGAGGCGCCTCCTCAAGTGGAAACTAGTTCACGCAATGCGTTTTTGGATGAGATACAGAAGGGCATAACACTAAGG TCCGTGGAAACAAACAGCACTGGCACTGGCACTGACACTGGCGACTTGCGCGATAATCTTTTGGGTCAGATACGCGAGGGTTGCACATTGAAACCGGTCTCCGATCGAATATTGGATGAGCCGAGGAGAGGTAACACCGATGACCTAGCTGATGATCTACGTAAAGCCCTTGCGCGACGTTTCCCAGCTTTTCAGCATTCAGACGATGAGGACAGCATTACCAGCAATGAATGGTTCGATTAG
- the LOC117790125 gene encoding adenomatous polyposis coli protein, with protein sequence MLQPAPELEEDDGGQTDSIITAMAGVGLDDTEVDLEVDVEVDVDVDAVPDRKPHFLDYDAAAPPDYEDNYGYNHRAAAGEQLKMDKKYERDGEISDYELAASGYTKKEFTQDDNTLHFTQSAGSGAAAGVTKKPAKHFLDENPIAPDYMLAQELREHRSLDRNFERQSAQQQQQQELMPPQRLGSPAAATAGGRVSRSKEPSYTLSRFLDGDTAPALPRLPKGTAWTSSSDVDATLGAKVECVYSLLSMLGSNDPLEMSKKFLELSANGQSCATLRHSGCMPLLVQMMHAPDNEQEVRKCASLALHNVVHSHPDEKAGRREAKVLRLLDQIVDYCSFLKTLLQSGGEAIADDSDRHPLAAISSLMKVSFDEEHRHAMCDLGALQVIPNLVHLDHAVHGPKPEDQCCNSLRRYALMALTNLTFGDENNKALLCGQKQFMEALVAQLDTSGPDDLLQVTASVLRNLSWRADSNMKEVLNEIGTVTALAKAAMRNKSENTLKAILSALWNLSAHCSTNKAEFCAVDGALAFLVGMLSYEGPSKTLKIIENAGGILRNVSSHIAVCEPYRQILRQHNCLAILLQQLKSESLTVVSNSCGTLWNLSARCPEDQKFLWDNGAVPMLRSLIHSKHAMISEGSSSALKNLLNFRPAVQNQEQLDPIARSMGLKQLPTLKARKQKALQQELGERHAETCDNLDNSNSNPNSNSNPNANANANKPRRHPAPPRLSRSVITKSESRDSVYSAKSDTAYEHLMRSDSNQRSGQSQNNFEMELEQDAEATEEQPIDYSVKYSEGAAAPDSKTTTYQETDLDQPTDFSLRYAENQLESDLKAATVVATPAKAVVEEGQEILLILDDSVKCYQTEDTPYVISNAASVTDLRLAAKADAEVTPPVEDQADSKSNEVAATTTPQAPVKKPVSKLSQCASGSYTPEKPINYCEEGTPGYFSRYDSLSSLDEPGKSATKPAKPVKAEEEQVPPQEQHLQQPEASVKPVATSSSALDTPLMFSRRSSMDSLDVDVANCDDKSSVVSDFSRLASGVISPSELPDSPTQSMPQSPRRISVASANLPQPAVNAQRPLRSVFEDDLSSFNVEHTPAQFSNATSLSNLSIVDDDDKPLGDNDKEDEMLLASCINMGMQRGNVATGTAAATGAGATGTTGAAVSSSSALAEETTHSYCTEDTPALLSKVGSNTNLSAISINSTVGTQPQRYSLNLSDDVSSNASDCGLGGGQSSNLLQQCIRDGMQKPTPLPVAAPAYLPVHDEINKYLIEDSPCNFSIVSGLSNLTVGSSLVGPAVQLREDTGVVDASGGKPVGNVASQEHSRRPPHWQDDSLSSLSIDSEDDTNLLSQAIAAGCNRPKSNLGFSSNPSGSKRSSSLCSTSQPIAINAASSACSLNSAMTARKTVQQESYSSVDSSDSNDNQSKSLFELCILNGMYKSKEPGRSQQLTVIGSSSSAQSNPNLKQFDSLPVQLPVQSKRQRHHHHHHHHHHQHQQHQQRERERERKDEKLLMECINTGISKKINAVPKNALATSAVALEPCHPMAATTSASVHSTAAPDVDSNNKKTHATQHNNNNNTNNISNTSNNHPNRSIHRFQHHNGIDIDTDAARSPAPSPEIENSIDPVTVIGSKPTDPEADRSSDESNQSFILDTSVRLDEVTDAARQSNPSCSSDKHKDPDLMLKSVERLTLEFVTSAEQLRTGHSQKPSQSHSHSQSHSHSHNLSQTNNTWNENTCPNDVSFPSISQSAPKLASLSLDDDPTDAEVTQAAELQDYAEITPTNETHTTMEQQLVTDKLDSQSSAALNFQLGGPVVNAAVRSCSEQQQRLLLFNGTSASMMTNSTMIAFEARALAENLQQLQANVDADADDDGTQLTFSINGSLDLDNVRPPSGMDSLNSVCNTQPSSLCQPLPSKSPRFARKGFPAGLVARRALGQLAGSAESVNSSCNLLDNIKPPSLMDELLDSMISVDSIQSEVADAEQDCSMATTISVSNYETAAGDDQTLTLTVLQSCCDYDDEEEDATMNEDFSSAESTPKPGSTPSPNRRTLTPKQKRRLAKDRYKTYTISSSVLDAPDVNETLQIEIVESVPSAMPATSSPRLNGRRRGSAERYKTQLIECPRQLLQDDCPSEQLSSIRAMMQQFTYITDINFGQPTVTETEAQAEELPVLVDDPPSCELDQNSETESCHGRAQTPPIAIVEQKQVNIKKATPPPTLEPAAAVKVVRGRKKPAYISPYSMQSQRVSNAAAAAANAKNKTLSPTIAKRNAVPGLRLPLKKKSTPPPLATAATTTAPTAAVPTRLERQGTFVKDEPTNINAQVPIVEALSPTHRASKLPTKRTTVTTTKVAAAAATATKAASPKRIIAKSTSRVMPQQQQRQAQQQRANTNIRLASAKAAAASRVAAQASRVSSTTPPSRSNSNLNGGSAAAAAAAKINQAQSRIANIWKRVDEAKTKTKQASNLRTQQTKSSSTLNGAMSRPMLLRSSTFDNTPPVEGEGAGEGGGRRGASNAVPAATPKSRLPVVGARK encoded by the exons ATGTTGCAGCCAGCGCCTGAGCTGGAGGAGGATGATggcggacagacggacagcaTTATTACGGCCATGGCTGGTGTGGGATTAGACGATACCGAAGTCGATCTCGAAGTGGATGTCGaagtggatgtggatgtggatgcagTACCCGATCGTAAGCCACATTTTTTGGATTATGATGCAGCTGCACCGCCGGACTACGAGGATAATTATGGCTACAATCATCGGGCCGCTGCCGGGGAGCAGCTGAAGATGGACAAGAAATACGAGCGGGATGGCGAGATAAGTGACTACGAATTGGCCGCCAGTGGCTACACCAAGAAGGAGTTCACCCAGGACGACAACACGCTGCACTTTACACAAAGTGCCGGCTCCGGCGCCGCCGCCGGAGTGACCAAGAAGCCGGCAAAGCATTTTCTCGACGAGAATCCCATAGCACCCGACTATATGCTGGCACAGGAGCTGCGCGAGCATCGCAGTCTCGATCGGAACTTTGAGCGGCAGTcggcgcagcagcagcagcagcaggagctgaTGCCACCACAACGTCTTGGCTCGccggcagctgcaacagccgGGGGCAGAGTTTCCCGCAGCAAGGAGCCATCGTATACGTTGTCCCGTTTCCTAGATGGAGATACCGCACCTGCTTTGCCACGTTTGCCCAAGGGAACCGCCTGGACCAGCAGCTCGGATGTGGATGCCACCCTGGGCGCCAAAGTGGAATGCGTATACTCTTTGCTCTCCATGCTGGGCTCGAATGATCCCTTGGAGATGTCCAAGAAGTTTCTGGAACTGTCTGCGAATGGACAGAGCTGTGCCACATTGCGTCACTCCGGTTGCATGCCGCTGCTCGTGCAGATGATGCACGCTCCGGACAATGAGCAGGAGGTGCGCAAGTGCGCCAGTTTGGCACTCCACAATGTGGTGCACAGTCATCCGGATGAGAAGGCGGGCAGAAGGGAGGCCAAAGTACTGCGACTGCTCGATCAGATTGTGGATTATTGCAGCTTCCTGAAGACGCTGCTCCAAAGTGGAGGCGAGGCCATTGCCGATGACTCGGATCGTCATCCGCTGGCAGCGATTTCATCATTGATGAAGGTCAGCTTCGATGAGGAACATCGACATGCCATGTGTGATTTGGGTGCATTGCAGGTAATACCGAATCTGGTGCATCTGGATCATGCTGTCCATGGTCCCAAGCCGGAGGATCAATGCTGCAATTCATTGCGTCGTTATGCATTGATGGCCCTAACCAATCTCACATTTGGCGACGAGAACAACAAGGCGCTGCTCTGTGGCCAGAAGCAGTTCATGGAGGCGCTGGTCGCCCAACTGGACACATCCGGACCCGATGATCTGCTCCAGGTGACGGCCAGTGTGTTGCGCAATCTCTCGTGGCGTGCCGACAGCAACATGAAGGAGGTGCTTAATGAGATTGGCACGGTGACCGCCTTGGCCAAGGCTGCCATGCGGAACAAGAGTGAGAACACCTTGAAGGCGATCCTCTCCGCTTTGTGGAATCTCTCGGCGCATTGTAGCACCAACAAGGCCGAGTTCTGTGCGGTAGATGGCGCTCTGGCCTTTTTGGTGGGCATGCTGAGCTATGAGGGACCCAGCAAGACCTTGAAGATCATCGAGAATGCAGGTGGAATACTTCGCAATGTCTCCAGTCACATTGCCGTGTGTGAACCATATCGTCAGATTCTAAGGCAGCACAATTGTCTGGCCATTCTGTTGCAGCAACTCAAGTCAGAGAGTCTAACGGTGGTCAGCAATTCGTGTGGCACTCTGTGGAATCTCTCTGCACGTTGTCCGGAGGATCAAAAGTTTTTGTGGGACAATGGAGCGGTGCCGATGTTGCGGTCATTGATCCATTCCAAACATGCCATGATCTCGGAGGGCAGCTCGTCGGCATTGAAGAATCTATTGAATTTTCGTCCCGCTGTACAGAATCAAGAGCAACTTGATCCCATTGCCCGATCCATGGGCCTGAAGCAGCTGCCCACGCTCAAGGCGCGCAAACAGAAGGCTCTGCAGCAGGAACTGGGCGAGCGTCATGCCGAGACCTGTGACAATCTTGACAATAGCAATAGTAatcccaattccaattccaaccccaatgccaatgccaatgccaacaaGCCACGTCGTCATCCGGCTCCTCCACGTTTGTCACGCTCCGTCATAACCAAAAGCGAAAGTCGCGATTCTGTTTATTCGGCCAAGTCCGATACGGCCTATGAGCATCTGATGCGCTCGGATTCCAACCAACGTTCAGGTCAGAGTCAAAATAACTTTGAGATGGAGCTGGAACAAGATGCGGAGGCAACGGAGGAGCAGCCCATTGATTACTCGGTCAAATATAGTGAAGGAGCTGCTGCTCCCgacagcaaaacaacaacatatcaGGAAACGGATTTGGATCAACCCACAGATTTCAGTCTACGCTATGCGGAGAATCAACTGGAATCCGATTTGAAGGCAGCAACAGTTGTGGCCACGCCTGCCAAGGCGGTGGTCGAGGAAGGTCAGGAAATCCTTCTCATACTGGACGACAGTGTCAAGTGTTATCAGACCGAGGATACGCCCTATGTCATATCAAATGCGGCCTCCGTCACGGATTTGCGTCTAGCGGCCAAAGCGGATGCAGAAGTCACGCCGCCAGTGGAGGATCAAGCGGATAGCAAGTCCAATGAggtggcagccacaacaactcCACAAGCTCCGGTCAAGAAGCCAGTCTCCAAGCTGTCACAATGTGCATCGGGCTCGTATACACCAGAGAAACCCATCAACTACTGTGAGGAGGGCACACCTGGTTACTTTAGTCGCTACGATTCGTTGAGCAGCTTGGATGAGCCTGGCAAGTCGGCTACGAAGCCAGCTAAGCCCGTCAAGGCGGAGGAGGAGCAAGTGCCGCCACAGGAGCAGCACTTGCAGCAGCCGGAGGCATCGGTTAAGCCAGTTGCCACCTCCAGTTCTGCATTGGACACGCCCTTGATGTTCTCACGTCGCAGTTCCATGGATTCcctggatgtggatgtggccAATTGTGATGATAAGAGTTCGGTTGTAAGTGATTTTAGTCGTCTGGCAAGTGGTGTCATTTCTCCCTCGGAACTGCCCGATTCCCCCACACAGAGCATGCCACAATCTCCGCGACGCATCAGTGTGGCAAGTGCAAATCTCCCCCAGCCCGCTGTCAATGCGCAGCGTCCGTTGCGCAGCGTCTTTGAGGATGATTTGAGCAGTTTCAATGTGGAGCATACGCCGGCACAGTTCTCCAATGCCACCAGTCTGAGTAATCTCAGCATTGTGGATGACGACGACAAGCCGTTGGGTGACAACGATAAGGAGGATGAAATGTTGCTCGCCAGCTGCATCAACATGGGCATGCAACGTGGCAATGTGGCAACTGGCACTGCAGCAGCtacaggagcaggagcaaccGGAACAACAGGCGCCGCCGTTTCGTCCTCCTCCGCTTTGGCAGAAGAAACTACGCACAGTTATTGCACTGAGGATACACCAGCTCTGCTCTCCAAGGTGGGCAGCAATACAAATCTCTCTGCCATATCGATAAACTCCACGGTGGGAACTCAACCACAGCGCTATTCGCTCAATCTCTCCGATGATGTGTCCTCCAATGCTTCAGATTGCGGCTTAGGCGGTGGCCAGTCGTCCAATCTTCTTCAGCAATGCATACGGGATGGCATGCAGAAGCCAACTCCACTTCCAGTTGCTGCTCCCGCCTATTTGCCAGTTCACGATGAGATCAACAAGTATCTCATTGAGGATAGTCCCTGCAATTTCTCTATCGTCTCCGGATTGTCCAATCTGACGGTGGGTTCAAGTCTAGTGGGACCTGCGGTACAACTACGAGAGGATACTGG CGTTGTCGATGCAAGCGGAGGGAAACCGGTAGGAAACGTGGCATCGCAAGAGCATTCTAGACGACCGCCGCATTGGCAGGATGATTCATTGAGCTCCTTGTCCATTGACTCGGAGGATGACACCAATTTGCTGAGTCAG GCTATTGCCGCTGGCTGCAATAGAcccaaatcgaatcttggcTTCAGTTCGAATCCATCAGGGAGCAAACGTTCCAGTTCGCTGTGCTCCACGTCACAGCCGATAGCCATCAATGCGGCCAGCTCGGCATGCTCTTTAAATTCAGCGATGACTGCACGCAAGACGGTGCAACAGGAATCCTATAGTTCCGTGGACTCGAGTGACTCCAATGATAATCAATCCAAGTCGCTGTTTGAGTTGTGCATACTAAATGGCATGTACAAGTCCAAGGAGCCGGGCAGATCCCAACAACTGACAGTAATTGGCAGCAGCTCCTCAGCACAATCGAATCCCAATCTCAAGCAATTTGATTCGTTACCGGTTCAATTGCCGGTGCAGTCGAAACGACAGcgtcaccatcatcatcatcatcaccatcatcatcagcatcaacagcatcaacagcgtGAACGGGAGCGTGAGCGTAAGGATGAGAAGCTGCTGATGGAGTGCATCAATACGGGCATCTCCAAGAAGATCAATGCGGTGCCAAAAAACGCGCTAGCTACGTCTGCAGTTGCATTGGAACCGTGTCACCCAATGGCAGCTACTACATCAGCAAGTGTTCACAGCACAGCAGCTCCAGACgtagacagcaacaacaagaaaacgcACGCAAcccaacacaacaacaacaacaacaccaacaacatcagcaacaccagcaacaaccaTCCCAACCGGAGCATCCATCGCTTCCAGCACCACAAcggcatcgacatcgacacAGACGCAGCAAGAAGTCCAGCTCCAAGTCCAGAGATCGAGAACTCGATCGATCCCGTGACCGTTATTGGGTCTAAGCCAACAGATCCAGAGGCAGATCGTTCCAGTGATGAATCAAATCAGTCATTTATTCTGGATACTTCAGTCAGATTGGATGAAGTAACTGATGCAGCCAGGCAATCAAATCCCAGCTGTAGCTCTGACAAGCACAAGGATCCGGATTTGATGTTGAAATCTGTGGAGAGACTTACGCTGGAGTTTGTGACATCCGCTGAACAGTTGCGCACAGGACACAGTCAGAAACCCAGCcagagtcacagtcacagtcagagTCACAGTCATAGTCATAATCTGAGCCAGACTAACAACACTTGGAATGAGAACACCTGTCCCAATGATGTGTCCTTTCCCAGCATCAGTCAATCGGCACCCAAATTGGCCTCGCTCAGCTTGGATGATGATCCAACTGATGCGGAGGTCACTCAGGCAGCCGAGCTGCAGGATTATGCCGAAATTACGCCAACGAATGAGACACACACCACAATGGAACAGCAGTTAGTAACCGATAAACTGGACAGTCAATCCTCTGCTGCACTCAATTTTCAGCTAGGCGGACCAGTTGTAAATGCGGCAGTCCGAAGCTGCagtgagcagcagcagcgattgCTGCTCTTCAATGGCACCAGTGCCTCCATGATGACGAATTCCACAATGATTGCATTTGAGGCGCGTGCGCTGGCTGAGAATCTGCAGCAGTTGCAGGCGAATGTGGATGCGGATGCAGATGATGATGGCACACAATTGACATTTAGCATTAATGGTAGTCTCGATTTGGATAATGTGCGTCCACCGTCGGGCATGGACTCGCTTAATTCCGTCTGCAATACGCAGCCGAGTTCGTTGTGTCAACCGTTGCCCAGTAAATCGCCAAGATTTGCGCGCAAAGGATTCCCAGCTGGGCTGGTGGCCAGGCGAGCACTTGGTCAACTGGCGGGCAGTGCGGAGAGTGTCAATTCCAGTTGTAATTTATTGGATAACATAAAGCCACCATCGCTGATGGATGAGCTGCTAGACTCAATGATTAGCGTGGACAGCATACAGTCCGAGGTGGCGGATGCTGAACAGGATTGCAGCATGGCAACCACCATATCAGTGTCCAACTATGAGACGGCAGCTGGCGATGATCAGACGCTGACGCTAACCGTGCTCCAAAGCTGCTGTGACTACGACGACGAGGAGGAGGATGCCACCATGAATGAGGACTTTAGTTCGGCCGAATCCACACCCAAACCGGGCTCGACGCCCTCGCCCAATCGTCGTACGCTGACGCCAAAGCAGAAACGTCGCCTGGCCAAGGATCGCTACAAGACGTACACCATCTCCAGCAGCGTTTTGGATGCGCCCGATGTAAATGAAAcgttgcaaattgaaattgtggaGAGTGTGCCGTCAGCGATGCCAGCAACGTCCTCGCCACGCCTCAATGGACGACGACGTGGCAGCGCCGAGCGCTACAAGACGCAGTTGATCGAGTGTCCACGCCAGCTGCTCCAAGATGATTGCCCCAGCGAACAGCTGTCCTCCATTCGGGCAATGATGCAACAGTTTACTTATATTACAGACATCAATTTTGGCCAGCCCACGGTGACGGAGACGGAGGCACAGGCCGAGGAGTTGCCTGTGCTGGTGGATGATCCGCCAAGCTGTGAATTGGATCAAAATTCGGAAACGGAGTCATGTCATGGTCGCGCACAGACGCCTCCAATTGCAATTGTCGAGCAGAAACAGGTCAACATAAAGAAGGCAACACCGCCGCCCACATTGGAACCCGCTGCAGCTGTCAAAGTGGTGCGTGGCAGGAAGAAGCCCGCCTACATCTCGCCCTACAGCATGCAGAGTCAGCGGGTTAGCaatgccgctgctgctgctgccaatgcCAAGAACAAGACGCTATCGCCAACGATTGCAAAGCGGAATGCGGTGCCGGGATTGCGGTTGCCCCTGAAGAAGAAGTCGACGCCGCCACCGCTagctacagcagcaacaacaactgctccGACAGCAGCTGTTCCGACGCGATTGGAACGTCAGGGCACCTTTGTCAAGGATGAGCCAACAAACATAAACGCACAAGTGCCCATTGTGGAGGCACTGAGTCCGACTCATCGAGCTTCCAAGCTGCCCACAAAGCgcacaacagtaacaacaactaaagtggcagcagcagcagcaacagcaaccaaagCAGCGTCACCCAAGCGCATCATTGCCAAGTCCACAAGTCGAGTgatgccacaacaacaacaacgacaagcacaacaacaacgtgccAACACAAATATACGTTTGGCGAGCGCCAAAGCAGCGGCTGCATCACGCGTAGCCGCTCAAGCGTCACGTGTGTCATCCACAACGCCGCCCTCCCGCAGCAACTCCAATTTGAATGGCGGCagtgcagcagccgcagcggCGGCCAAGATTAACCAAGCGCAGAGTCGCATTGCCAACATTTGGAAGCGTGTGGATGAGGCCAAAACGAAGACAAAGCAAGCGTCCAATTTGAGGACACAACAAACGAAATCTTCCAGCACACTGAACGGTGCAATGTCGCGTCCAATGCTGCTGCGTAGCTCCACATTTGACAATACGCCGCCAGTTgaaggagaaggagcaggagaagGTGGCGGACGAAGAGGAGCAAGCAATGCCGTTCCAGCAGCAACTCCCAAGTCCCGGTTGCCCGTTGTCGGTGCccgcaaataa